From a region of the Besnoitia besnoiti strain Bb-Ger1 chromosome I, whole genome shotgun sequence genome:
- a CDS encoding hypothetical protein (encoded by transcript BESB_007520) — protein MSDSAAAGAGGPPKNAKPKAKKKVKQSNREQQAEETRRHAKSEEGEAREAEEMERSLKTERGKIVRPITSRQKRAPAETKEHCADLKATRSAGKKETSKKSKGEEKDNAGHALRGWRPRALQSWRSRLLVQLAKREEKRARSWDMQEKPFSGGDALPTGRASLSSPSPASGSHQGEPDAVVPSSSPSADSLDDRASGARLASSRGSHTSCPAPLSVLARSCPLSQLASSASAAPASPSSSPLFSSSSRDPAAPHPFASFAYTSEATGAWRRPPASACGLGAAPRRRQESPSIADGGALATWTPGGERKRGVCESEGSVSCSPGSSAHSAKRARTTPFRSSLSPAFSIPVQAATAVAALRGSARAHPQAGETARPAPPASQSPSVFSFSQAEAPVSGSAPGGLASRSSPASLSASCCVNFETSSLLTPQYSLAPVTASSSPACSGLSSVVSPMNADEHERRGRTEDLLQATRAPAYDGARTPAATSPPPKRNEILELWEEIDRRRTMSPADVAAVFACPLCETQGMRFLTSRYGAFLGCARFPACRGKRSGREVELWRAGGGAPGQKKKTEKLALMCEVEGPRAFRVHAQGDPEVGELLRLALPAVIRGAARAFWEATQADACTPYAENSVPDVLRPLSWLPRADRLKSRREPWSEFLPAVCRAGEASVTGDRKLPTRTCDAQAACDSAPARCYAAAARAASPCVDEALLSTRLAELSGGVEWQDDDGAADETPQRMQPAWDWTAGWIEPPARHLQESAAELGRAEERTGEGGRGAVGDEDSGACKGRAEKTEDRHQERGERGQSESTAPPLEEERRATSKKGTKKQGRSRCEGGGAAAARAGGHARDGAGEGGRGRSELGTGEASGSDSNLHRAGKPGISGGEAAQGREVDEANAAGETSRFARDEICALPYYDGCVFRLEAYEWVIASLVEQTGEWCQVAPIPGLSLRFFRDYYDPAGRRENSFFLGNRQTALAIANRRLPPLLRRSLFPFQLDGVLFTLQRGGRALIGDQMGLGKTLQALALLSIYRTFPVLIVVPASLRLVWADAIERWLPELSCPPSSLLVIFGSDDRPALPPHLPSPSPFALSSPASSSSALSPCASSLSLSDASSSSPCAPGFSSPSRVSSPVSAASPASPPSPRIVLTSYEMSRRLADFLTQMRFQLVIVDESHKLRTPASAGAVAGAEADMTRRVLQLIKAAPYAVLLSGTPSVKHPFDLFSQIDALRPPMEPSAWRAHQARVRADWQRFAQEAAAAPGAPEGNAGPAGLGARPPEVEPKAGAQTETPRSSKKAGSEGGATAVEPGGDLERGDALRRDASGQKKEGLDARGGIVKAENRAAEDGSRMEAVKPAQERPKAACWGGGAPFRRYAHEGNIIRADKIQFGEEYCTSVLTYGSRKRYGISARSWELHLLLKSAALIRRRQGARSRHSGLSFQVTNTRQAGSAAASGAPCEASRDSRGLEPRPASPFSASGEAEAEPGGEGGKDRKGETLSSIAHRRLGDRGGLTGDHREADGPFERDAESHSCMSERAGLEAAAASQGEDSENRAEELAAEGSSRGQDFEGDEGHSGNDEDACRHAVPPPCVRILQSLQLAKDNPAVHAIATATVLRRPLFAALFEDVQAVCETRRQLAKLRIAQETERQLRLPSKKVRGRKAGKTSQSAAAVSADGRQGGGRQDHAEGARPAKGQAERGEAAGVEGEPRGADGKRKQKKGKCHGEKDRNGSKPTGEQECEGEGEGGLVMGSRVEKAPQAQVHAACGDGGEGVNGRTRRHGSSADAVDARGKTRQTKQQRGGTPGSTGKAEARQSPCPAETAGAALAEEASGDATEDEPGVEWAAKPTGEPSPMPGAQSKRVKLPASARRQTASTGASGACEPPTEPPDGGESETFDQKPWDDELEACGGEGPAEVAKYRSAVDKLASVLSDSIDRWTVKTEAERVGLSKVESALEWIYEKFLRDEDLDNEDDGVDDEGDDHSKLVIFAHHRRVLDSLEEGLRAYQQRTRARRAARAASAKTPRRPERQRSQWNGVCEHAAQATDGNHSSHNDEGDRQVAAGGVETSASFELIRIDGSVTEEDKLKRREKFRSSPRCRVALLSVTASSHGVDLSNANVCVFVELLPEQHELLQAEGRLHRRGQRRQVTTFFLLNKFLGDCDAADEEEEGALLPSERPAGEPESSARERAPDGGSYPLEEGREAETEDAKQDAAADGFAGAEAHPEHQRERGKKTPGVLGAVVRRPGRPGSSPGPAAGLSFRGASVVSSAPCCASRASFPQSVASPPAAPQTRVLLRQFRREVQREKRRLLAECERVDLSAWQRYSTCAAAIHHVVDGPTRAAEGDAFPLKIHAEASWAAGGETPPVEPNNRCTPLAEALRRDAAVGAPEAVSEAETRSGGKRLEGGAGGFQERNAGAREETKARRCSKSTEAAGTRERGMAAGGEKSSNGGSSQDADAGDAPADKACAGLDVAPAAQPHAPAKGLTGTQDFLSLQAEEEDKAWGLAALAPSDLRFIVSPYTKRVHLLRVLRRVAGNPVADCLADCAHVAGHRRPGRLPSPACSRSTVCSSSTSSSSSAPVDESAAPSHARGACERPSNGASASALAPPTSVSVCSVTNGTLDMSPQPAGAPGPGDWAAAWGTEGLSPDAEGPLAVEPLGLCFPAEVLQTLQGFVAGAAERQGDLCHPASWGIVPACPLSSVASSPSPCDCSEHGPTTGWKRPCEPRRWRAEHVLRHYAAKFYAEYLGLTSYQRRQVRRVYAPLGVRAWLSSAARPAGASHSTSAAAGWLGGVCPTQASRSSSPFPLSADPLTGLPNSGDGLAAFLPDGLPCSGDKPTGAGRAEETGALLRRPPRFFRDLPQGFFPGAVLSGLRAGGARGNSQGLWDDAIWGACAGEAAALPAAPLVASRYYAAQRGAVAEGDAPRGPEAAFRGASSQTRRPPGAPGPWRTGSAGDCGERDKAASGERADPFDGVCAPEPDRAPLSAPAAAVDGGGTGSRYFAAEKSEGGRGSRLRDATSTQGSQDTLEGGGAEGRQGGRAKRVRGRQAKTGERSESGARGPTTQTKRQRSTESRSAVPAPRWDEDEEDEDVYEDEASAQSHGRVPGLTASQDPARGPPTFLAAWRRDSSAASALTTRGGERAPTGTGAGPSLAGTESVHEGEAKAAEEAATQTTPMKRERMSGGSDAACSPSCSDDASSSAPELTEGASQRARSEPVSPECLSEEGVEARLRSGSSPASPTLPSSLAGVERASADSTGGEGIAASPKAPEGAEEAGEDSTACKVGFVRARVTYSRLGSSPVTYYQPVLLPRPAPPSSPSPPAGQPRIGRSEEAGAETCASEEPGDAGRSAAVYRSSRPRLLCLMCSQPLVAVSTTRKWTRRKTAADRGGAAAASPEAPFSEPSTRTARAGRITCKGRQRKRATSAGVTPSESDADGANAADADSEGETQRGGDAEGATETKPRVVAKQQKEGTCEEVVGDDDICFSQGARHQQKLGARRRKTDSGERDGDRQLTHETRQTEEDEGEWEAYISQEWEVRCSDNDLFCSGSCRAAFFARKNGDSLRRQVFRSDRGICSSCGVDCVALLLRVRSLRDEGRDAAEIGAFICSYAPAFRAFPTLRALLIREPIDGNVWHADHIVPVHRGGGLCGLTNVQTLCRACHQVKTNQEAAMRAHRVWMSRFAGGAVTGGTVHRDEPTDAL, from the exons ATGTCAGacagtgcggcggcgggggccggCGGCCCCCCAAAGAACGCAAAGccaaaggcgaagaagaaagtgaAGCAGAGCAACCGAGAACaacaggcggaggagaccaGGAGACACGCAAAGTCCGAGGAGggtgaggcgcgcgaagcggaggaaatGGAGAGATCTCTGAAAACCGAGCGCGGGAAAATAGTGAGACCTATCACTTCCAGGCAGAaacgcgcgcccgccgagaCGAAGGAACACTGTGCTGACCTCAAGgccacgcgcagcgccggaaagaaagagacctcgaagaagagcaaaggcgaagagaaggacaACGCAGGACACGCCCTCAGAGGGTGGCGCCCACGCGCACTGCAGAGTTGgcgctctcgtcttctggTTCAGTTggcaaagagagaggaaaagcgcgcccgcagctggGACATGCAAGAGAAACCTTTctctggcggcgacgcgcttcCAACCGGCAGGGCCTCCTTATCATCACCGTCGCCCGCATCCGGCTCGCACCAGGGCGAGCCGGATGCGGTCgtgccgtcttcttcgccttcagccGATTCCCTCGACGACAGAGCGAGTGGCGCCCGGcttgcctcctctcgcgggtCGCACACCTCTTGCCCTGCTCCTCTGTCGGTTTTGGCCAGGTCCTGCCCCCTTAGCCAgctcgcctcttccgcctccgccgcacccgcgagcccctcttcttctcctcttttctcgtcgtcgtcaaGAGATCCTGCCGCTCCTCATCCGTTCGCGTCGTTCGCCTACaccagcgaggcgaccggGGCCTGGCGGCGCCCCCCTGCCTCCGCTTGCGGCCTtggggcggcgcctcgaagGCGTCAGGAGTCTCCGTCAATCGCGGatggcggcgccctcgccacgTGGACTCCCGGCGGTgagaggaaacgcggcgTGTGCGAGAGTGAAGGGAGTGTTTCCTGCTCCCCTGGGTCTAGTGCGCACAGCGCGAAACGCGCGCGGACAACTCCGTTTCggtcgtcgctctcccccGCCTTCTCGATACCCGTTCAGGCAGCCACagctgtcgccgccctccgcgggaGTGCTCGCGCGCACccgcaggcaggcgagacggcACGACCGGCTCCTCCCGCTTCGCAGAGTCCTTCTGTCTTCTCGTTCTCTCAGGCGGAAGCCCCTGTCTCGGGGTCTGCCCCTGGAGGCCTGGCATCCCGATCGtcccctgcgtcgctctcggcgtcgtGCTGCGTGAATTTTGAAACTTCTTCCCTACTAACGCCCCAGTATTCGCTTGCGCCTGTGACCGCTTCATCATCGCCCGCATGTAGCGGCCTCTCCTCTGTGGTGTCTCCCATGAACGCGGATGAACACGAACGGCGTGGACGCACGGAAGACCTGCTTCAGGCAACCCGGGCTCCTGCGTATGATGGCGCGCGCACCCCTGCTGCGacttctcctccgccgaaGAGAAACGAAATTCTTGAATTATGGGAAGAAATCGATCGGCGACGCACCATGAGTCCCGCCGACGTCGCGGCCGTCTTCGCATGCCCCCTCTGTGAGACGCAGGGTATGCGATTCCTTACTTCCCGATACG gcgcctttCTGGGCTGCGCGCGGTTCCCCGCTTGTCGCGGGAAGCGCTCGGGGCGGGAAGTGGAGCTCTGGCGAGCCggtggaggcgcgcctgggcagaagaagaagacagaaaagTTGGCGCTGATGTGCGAGGTGGAGGGGCCGCGCGCGTTTCGCGTGCATGCCCAAGGCGATCCCGAAGTTGGCGAGCTCCTTCGCCTGGCGCTGCCCGCTGtcatccgcggcgccgcgcgggccttctgggaggcgacgcaagcCGATGCCTGCACGCCCTACGCAGAGAACTCCGTTCCTGACGTACTGAGGCCGCTCTCctggctgcctcgcgcggatCGGCTGAAgagtcgccgcgagccgTGGTCTGAGTTCTTGCctgccgtctgccgcgcaggcgaagcctCTGTCACGGGAGACCGTAAGCTGCCGACTCGCACGTGCGATGCACAGGCTGCCTGCGACTCCGCCCCCGCTCGCTGCtacgccgctgccgcgcgtgctGCTTCCCCTTGCGTTGATGAGGCGCTCCTGAGCACGCGGCTGGCGGAGTTGTCGGGGGGGGTCGAGTGGCAGGACGACGACGGAGCGGCGgacgagacgccgcagcgcatgcagcccgcCTGGGACTGGACTGCAGGCTGGATCgagcctccagcgcgtcACCTCCAAGAAAGCGCAGCCGAGCTCGGGAGAGCTGAGGAGAGAAcgggagaaggaggacgagggGCTGTGGGGGACGAGGACAGCGGCGCTTGCAAaggacgcgcggagaagaccgAAGACCGACATCAAGAACGCGGCGAACGGGGGCAGAGCGAAAGCACCGCTCCTCCGttggaggaggagaggcgagcgacgagcaAAAAAGGAACCAAGAAGCAAGGAAGGTCTAGGtgtgaaggcggcggcgcggccgccgctcgcgcgggcggccaTGCTCGGgacggcgcgggagagggagggcggGGCCGTTCGGAGCTTGGGACTGGAGAGGCAAGCGGAAGTGACAGCAATTTGCATCGCGCAGGAAAGCCAGGAATCTctggcggcgaagctgcgcaaGGCAGGGAAGTCGACGAAGCGAACGCGGCAGGAGAGACGTCGAGGTTCGCGCGGGACGAAATCTGTGCCCTGCCTTACTACGACGGGTGCGTCTTTCGATTAGAGGCCTACGAGTGGGTCATCGCGAGCCTCGTGGAACAAACTGGCGAGTGGTGTCAAGTCGCCCCGATCCCGGGCCTCTCGCTCAGATTCTTCAGAGACTACTACGACCCcgcggggcgacgcgagaaCTCGTTCTTCCTCGGCAACCGCCAA ACCGCGCTTGCGATTGCGAatcggcgcctgcctccgctccTCCGGCGCTCGCTCTTCCCGTTTCAACTCGACGGCGTCCTCTTCACtttgcagcgcggcggccgcgcgctcaTCGGCGACCAGATGGGTCTCGGCAAGACGCTGCAGGCACTCGCACTCCTCAGCATTTACAGGACTTTTCCTGTCCTAATCGTC gtGCCGGCCTCCCTCCGGCTGGTGTGGGCGGACGCGATTGAGCGTTGGCTGCCGGAGCTCAGCTgcccgccctcctctctgctggTCATCTTCGGCAGCGACGATCGGCCTGCGCTTCCTCCCCATCTGCCCTCTCCTTCACCGTTTGCTCTATCTTCTCCGGCCTCTTCATcatccgctctctctccgtgtgcctcgtctctctctctatcgGATGCGTCATCGTCATCGCCGTGCGCGCCTGGgttttcctctccgtcgcgcgtTTCCAGTCCCGTGTCTGCTGCTTCacccgcttcgccgccctctccgcggaTCGTCCTCACGTCCTACGAGatgtcgcggcgcctcgccgactTTCTCACGCAGATGCGCTTCCAGCTGGTGATTGTGGACGAAAGCCACAAGCTGCGgacgcccgccagcgccggcgcggtcgcgggggcggaggccgacATGACTCGGCGCGTGCTGCAGTTGATCAAAGCCGCGCCCTACGCTGTGCTGCTCTCCGGCACCCCGAGCGTGAAGCATCCCTTTGACCTCTTCAGCCAGATCGACGCCCTCCGACCCCCCATGGAGCccagcgcgtggcgcgccCACCAggcccgcgtccgcgccgacTGGCAGCGCTTtgcgcaggaggccgcggccgcaccgGGAGCGCCCGAAGGGAACGCTgggcccgcgggcctcggggCGCGACCGCCAGAGGTGGAGCCCAAAGCAGGTgcgcagacggagacgccCCGTAGCTCGAAGAAAGCGGGttcggagggcggcgcgacggcggtaGAGCCAGGCGGAGACCTTGAGCGGGGAGATGCGCTGCGACGCGATGCGTCTGgacagaagaaagaaggacTGGACGCGCGTGGCGGCATCGTGAAAGCAGAGAACAGAGCGGCTGAGGACGGGAGTCGCATGGAGGCGGTGAAgccggcgcaggagaggcCAAAGGCGGCGTGTtggggcggaggagcgccCTTCCGTCGGTATGCCCATGAAGGCAATATTATTAGAGCTGACAAAATCCAGTTTGGAG AGGAGTACTGTACCTCCGTGCTCACCTACGGCAGTCGCAAGCGCTATGGGATttcggcgcgcagctgggAGCTGCATCTGCTTCTCAAGTCAGCCGCACTCATTCGCCGCAGGCAAGGCGCTCGCAGCCGCCACTCGGGGCTCTCCTTCCAAGTCACAAACACCCGGCAAGCaggctccgcggctgcgtctggaGCCCCGTGCGAAGCCTCGAGAGACTCGAGAGGGCTGGAgcctcgccctgcgtcgccgttttctgcatcaggcgaggcggaggccgagccaggaggcgaaggcggcaaaGACCGCAAAGGCGAGACGCTGAGCTCGATCGCGCACCGGCGGCTGGGAGACAGGGGAGGCTTGACTGGAGATCATCGAGAAGCAGACGGCCCTTTCGAGAGAGATGCGGAGAGTCACAGCTGCATGAGCGAGCGAGCGGGgttggaggcggcggccgcgagccaaGGCGAAGACAGTGAAAATCGTGCGGAAGagctggcggcggaaggcagcagcagaggtCAGGATTttgagggcgacgaaggccaCTCTGGAAACGATGAGGACGCATGCCGCCACGCTGTCCCGCCTCCGTGCGTTCGCATCCTGCAGTCTCTTCAGCTGGCGAAGGACAATCCCGCGGTGCATGCCATCGCCACAGCCACAGtcctgcgccggccgctTTTTGCGGCACTTTTCGAGGATGTGCAGGCTGTCTGTGAGActcggcggcagctcgccaAGTTGCGCATCGCGCAGGAGACTGAGCGCCAACTGCGTCTCCCCAGCAAAAAGGTGAGAGGGCGGAAAGCGGGTAAGACCTcacagagcgccgcggcagtcaGCGCTGACGGGCGCCAGGGCGGGGGCAGGCAGGACCACGCCGAGGGAGCGAGGCCTGCCAAGGGACAGGCGGAACGAGGCGAAGCTGCCGGCGTtgaaggcgagccgcgaggggCGGACGGGAAGAGGAAACAGAAGAAAGGGAAATGTCATGGTGAAAAGGACCGGAATGGATCGAAGCCGACCGGCGAACAGGAatgcgaaggcgaaggagagggcgGCCTGGTGATGGGCTCGCGCGTAGAGAAGGCCCCACAGGCACAGGTGCACGCGGCGTGTGGCGATGGGGGAGAAGGTGTGAACGGGCGAACGAGGAGACATGGAAGTAGTGCAGATGCGGTCGACGCAAGAGGaaagacgaggcagacgaaacAGCAACGCGGCGGCACTCCTGGCAGTACAGgaaaggcagaggcgaggcagtcTCCCTgtccggcggagacggccggcgccgcgttggcggaggaggcgtcggGAGACGCGACGGAAGATGAACCTGGTGTTGAATGGGCAGCGAAGCCTACAGGAGAGCCCAGCCCCATGCCGGGCGCACAGTCAAAGCGTGTCAAGTTGCCCGCAAGCGCCCGGCGACAGACTGCGAGTACAGGGGCGTCTGGGGCTTGTGAGCCTCCAACTGAACCTCcagacggaggcgagagcgagacgtTTGACCAGAAACCGTGGGACGACGAACTGGAGGCGTGTGGAGGCGAGGGTCCGGCAGAGGTGGCGAAGTACCGCAGCGCGGTTGACAAGCTCGCGAGCGTCCTTTCAGACAGCATCGACCGCTGGACGGTGAAAACGGAGGCGGAACGAGTGGGACTCTCCAAAGTCGAGAGCGCGCTGGAGTGGATTTACGAGAAATTCCTGAGAGACGAAGACCTGGAcaacgaggacgacggggTCGACGACGAAG gtGACGATCACTCAAAACTCGTCATTTTCGCGCACCACCGGCGCGTCTTGGACTCGCTTGAAgagggcctgcgcgcctACCAGCAGCGCacacgggcgcggcgagccgcccgcgccgccagcgcaaAGACGCCACGACGGCCCGAGCGGCAGAGGTCGCAGTGGAACGGAGTCTGTGAACACGCAGCTCAGGCCACCGACGGCAACCACAGCTCACAcaacgacgagggcgacaggcaggtggctgcaggcggcgttGAGACCAGCGCGTCTTTCGAGCTGATTCGCATCGACGGCAGCGTGACGGAGGAAGACAAACTGAAACGGCGAGAGAAATTCCGCAGCTCcccgcgctgcagagtcgcgcttctctccgTCACCGCGTCTAGCCATGGA GTGGATCTCTCAAATGCCAACGTGTGTGTGTTCGTCGAGCTGCTCCCTGAGCAACACGAGCTTCTCCAGGCGGAGggccgcctccaccgccgGGGCCAGCGACGGCAAGTAACGACGTTTTTTCTGCTGAATAAGTTCCTAGGCGactgcgacgcagcagatgaagaggaggagggcgctcTCCTCCCCAGCGAAAGACCTGCCGGCGAACCcgagagcagcgcgcgcgaacgGGCCCCTGACGGAGGCTCCTACCCTCTagaggaagggagagaagcggagaccGAGGACGCGAAACAAGACGCTGCGGCCGACGGattcgcaggcgcggaggcacatCCTGAGCACCAGCGCGAGAGGGGGAAGAAGACCCCGGGGGTGCTTGGGGCGGTGGTCCGGAGACCGGGGAGGCCAGGGTCCTCTCCCGGTCCTGCGGCTGGGTTGTCGTTTCGTGGGGCCTctgtcgtctcctctgcgccctgctgtgcgtctcgcgcgtcgttcCCCCAGTCTGTggcctctccgcctgctgcaccgcagacgcgcgtgcTGCTCCGACAGTTTCGGCGAGAGGTACAACGTGAGAAGCGGCGTTTGCTCGCGGAGTGCGAGCGCGTCGACCTCTCGGCGTGGCAGCGCTACTCGACTTGCGCCGCTGCAATTCACCACGTCGTAGACGGCCCGACCCGCGcggcagaaggagacgcgtTCCCCCTCAAAATtcacgcagaggcctcgtgggccgcggggggcgagACCCCGCCCGTGGAGCCCAACAACAGGTGCACACCCCTCGCcgaggctctgcggcgagacgctgccGTAGGGGCCCCAGAAGCGGTCTCAGAGGCGGAAacccgcagcggcggaaagcgactggagggaggcgccggagggtTTCAGGAACGCAACGCGggcgcacgcgaggagacaaaAGCGAGGCGATGCTCCAAGTCGACAGAAGCAGCTGGGACGAGAGAACGCGGAATGGCAGCTGGAGGCGAAAAGTCGTCGAATGGTGGCTCTAGTCAGGATGCCGACGCTGGGGACGCGCCAGCGGATAAAGCGTGTGCCGGTCTCGATGTGGCACCGGCTGCACAGCCGCACGCACCAGCCAAGGGCCTGACCGGGACACAGGACTTTCTGAGTCtgcaggcggaagaagaagacaaagcGTGGGGACTCGCGGCTCTGGCTCCCTCCGACCTGCGGTTCATTGTCTCCCCATACACTAAGCGCGTGCATCTGCTTCGCGTCTTGAGGCGCGTTGCAGGCAACCCCGTCGCGGATTGCCTCGCAGACTGCGCGCATGTCGCGGGGCACCGTCGGCCGGGTCGCCTGCCGTCTCCCGCGTGTTCTCGCTCGACGGTATGTTCCTCTTCTACTTCAAGCTCTTCGTCTGCCCCCGTGGACGAGTCCGCGGCCCCCAGTCATGCGCGCGGTGCTTGCGAGCGGCCGTCGAACGGAgcttcggcctctgcgttggcCCCGCCCACGTCGGTCAGCGTCTGCTCAGTGACGAACGGCACGTTGGACATGTCGCCTCAGCCGGCCGGGGCTCCAGGACCAGGGGACTGGGCCGCGGCGTGGGGGACAGAGGGCCTTTCGCCTGACGCCGAAGGtcctctcgccgtcgagccTCTAGGCCTCTGTTTTCCAGCGGAGGTGCTGCAAACGTTGCAGGGGTttgtcgcgggcgctgcagaaCGCCAAGGTGACTTGTGTCACCCTGCCTCATGGGGCATCGTGCCTGCGTGTCCGCTCTCGTCGGTAGCGTCTTCACCTTCTCCGTGCGATTGCTCGGAGCACGGGCCTACCACCGGGTGGAAGAGGCCTTGTGAAccgcggcggtggcgcgcaGAGCATGTTTTGCGGCACTACGCTGCAAAGTTTTACGCAGAGTATCTCGGGTTGACCTCCTATCAGCGCCGCCAGGTGCGGCGGGTCTACGCGCCCCTGGGCGTCCGTGCGTGGCTCagttctgcggcgcggcccgcgggcgcctcgcactcaacttccgcggctgcgggctggctgggcggcgtctgtccgacgcaggcgtctcgGAGTTCGTcgccgtttcctctctcggcgGATCCCCTGACTGGTTTGCCTAATTCCGGCGATGGACTAGCGGCGTTTCTGCCAGATGGTTTGCCATGCTCAGGCGACAAGCCTacaggcgccggccgcgccgaggagactggGGCGTTGCTTCGCCGGCCCCCTCGCTTTTTCCGCGACCTTCCGCAGGGCTTCTTTCCCGGCGCAGTGCTCTCAGGTctccgcgcaggaggcgcgcggggcaACTCACAGGGACTGTGGGATGATGCAATTTGGGGGGCGTGTGCaggggaggcagcggcacTTCCTGCCGCACCTCTAGTCGCCTCAAGATACtacgctgcgcagcgcggtGCGGTGGCGGAAGGGGACGCGCCCCGCGGGCCCGAGGCTGCGTTCCGCGGAGCCTCGTCCCAGACCCGCAGACCCCCGGGGGCCCCTGGGCCGTGGAGGACAGGCAGCGCAGGAGACTGCGGAGAACGAGATAAAGCGGCATCAGGCGAACGCGCGGATCCGTTTgacggcgtctgcgcaccTGAGCCAGACcgtgcgccgctctccgcgcccgccgctgcagttGACGGGGGCGGCACTGGGTCGCGTTACTTCGCCGCGGAAAAATCTGAGGGTGGCAGGGGATCACGTCTGCGTGATGCTACCTCGACGCAAGGCAGCCAAGACACGCTCGAGGGTGGAGGTGCAGAGGGGAGACAGGGCGGCCGAGCGAAGCGCGTTCGCGGACGACAGGCGAAGACGGGCGAGCGGAGCGAGAGTGGCGCCCGGGGGCCTACGACTCAAACCAAGAGACAGCGCAGCACGGAGAGCCGGAGCGCAGTTCCCGCCCCCCGCTGGGacgaagatgaagaggacgaagacgtgTACGAGGACGAAGCAAGCGCGCAATCACACGGAAGGGTGCCTGGCTTGACCGCCTCACAAGATCCTGCGAGAGGACCACCTACTTTTCTTGCTGCGTGGCGCCGAGACTCaagcgcggcttccgcgttGACTACTCGCGGGGGCGAACGAGCGCCCACAGGCACAGGGGCAGGGCCGTCGCTAGCGGGGACAGAAAGCGTGCACGAAGGAGAGGCcaaggcggcagaggaggcggctaCCCAGACGACGCCAATGAAGCGAGAACGTATGAGTGGAGGGTCGGACGCCGCCTGTTCCCCGTCGTGTTCTGATGACGCGTCTTCCTCAGCTCCTGAATTGACAGAGGGAGCCAGTCAACGCGCGCGCTCAGAGCCTGTCTCTCCTGAATGTCTTTCAGAAGagggcgtggaggcgcggcttcgctcgGGTTCGTCCCCCGCGTCCCCTACTCTGCCCAGCTCTCTCGCCGGAGTTGAGCGGGCCTCTGCCGACTCGactggaggcgaaggaatCGCCGCGAGTCCAAAGGCCCcggaaggcgccgaagaggcaggagagGACAGCACTGCCTGCAAAGTCGGCTTCGTGCGGGCTCGGGTTACCTACAGTCGCCTGGGCTCCTCCCCTGTCACGTACTACCAGCCCGTTCTTCTCCCCCGtccggcgcctccctcgtccccgtcgccgccagctggGCAGCCGCGCATCGGCCGGTCGGAAGaagccggcgcggagacatgcgcgagcgaggagccAGGGGATGCTGGACGAAGCGCGGCCGTGTACCGCTCTTCGCgtccccgcctcctctgcctgaTGTGTTCCCAACCTCTGGTGGCAGTCAGCACGACGCGCAAGtggacgaggcggaagacggcagccgaccgtggaggcgcagcagcggcgtcgcccgaAGCTCCCTTCAGTGAGCCGTCTACACGCACTGCTCGCGCGGGTCGCATCACCTGTAAGGGCCGccagaggaagcgcgcgacgTCGGCAGGGGTCACGCCGTCTGAATCGGATGCTGACGGGGCGAACGCAGCGGACGCAGACTCGGagggggagacgcagagaggtgGGGATGCGGAGGGGGCGACCGAGACCAAGCCGCGTGTCGTCGCGAAACAGCAGAAAGAAGGTACCTGTGAGGAGGTAGTAGGAGACGACGATATCTGTTTTTCGCAAGGCGCGCGACATCAGCAGAAGCTAGGGGCGCGTCGGCGTAAGACCGACAGTGGGGAACGCGACGGGGATCGCCAGCTGACACACGAAACAAGGCAaaccgaagaagacgaaggcgagtgGGAGGCATACATCAGTCAGGAGTGGGAAGTTCGGTGCAGCGACAATGACTTGTTCTGCAGTGGGAGCTGCAGAGCTGCGTTCTTCGCGCGCAAAAACGGTGACAGTTTGCGACGACAG GTTTTTCGATCCGATCGTGGTATATGTagcagctgcggcgtggACTGTGTAGCGTTGCTTTTGCGCGTGAGGAGCTTGCGAGATGAAggacgagacgcggcggaaatCGGGGCTTTCATTTGCTCGTACGCACCTGCA TTCAGGGCCTTTCCAActctgcgtgcgctgctTATACGCGAACCGATCGATGGCAATGTCTGGCATGCGGACCATATAGTTCCTGTGcaccgcggcggggggctcTGTGGACTCACAAATGTGCAAACTCTCTGCCG GGCGTGCCACCAAGTCAAAACTAACCAGGAGGCCGCGATGCGAGCTCATCGAGTCTGGATGAGCCGtttcgcaggcggcgccgtgaCTGGTGGTACCGTGCACCGAGATGAGCCTACTGATGCTCTGTGA